The Petrocella atlantisensis genome has a window encoding:
- a CDS encoding 3-deoxy-7-phosphoheptulonate synthase → MSFNFVQEIPSSQDIIKMLPLSEKGQEIKAERDRIIKNIFEGKDSRFILIIGPCSADNETAVIDYVKRLSHIQKEVEDKIVIIPRIYTNKPRTTGEGYKGMVHQPDANKESNMVEGIKAIRNLHIRAIEEAGLSCADEMLYPDNYAYLEDVLSYVAIGARSVENQQHRLTVSGLEIPSGMKNPTSGDLSVMLNAIKAGQIEHTFIYRGWEVATTGNPLTHSIMRGYVDQYGRSFPNYHYEDIRHLIKLYEERALQFPSVIIDLNHANSNKHFEEQPRIAYEVIRNRHYDADFKKYVKGLMIESYIEEGAQEIDGGVYGKSITDPCLGWDASEALIREIARKL, encoded by the coding sequence ATGAGTTTTAATTTTGTACAGGAAATACCATCATCACAAGATATCATCAAGATGTTACCTTTGTCTGAAAAGGGTCAAGAAATAAAAGCTGAAAGAGACCGAATCATTAAGAATATATTTGAAGGTAAAGATTCACGTTTTATTTTGATTATTGGACCATGTTCTGCAGACAATGAAACGGCTGTCATTGACTATGTGAAACGCTTAAGTCACATACAAAAAGAAGTAGAAGATAAGATTGTTATCATTCCAAGGATATACACCAACAAGCCAAGGACAACCGGTGAGGGCTATAAGGGGATGGTACATCAACCGGATGCCAACAAGGAATCGAATATGGTAGAAGGCATTAAGGCCATCAGAAATCTACATATAAGGGCCATAGAAGAAGCCGGTCTGTCTTGTGCCGATGAAATGTTGTATCCGGACAATTATGCCTATCTTGAAGACGTACTCAGCTATGTTGCTATAGGAGCAAGATCTGTAGAAAACCAACAACATCGTTTGACCGTTAGTGGCTTGGAAATTCCATCAGGTATGAAGAACCCAACCAGTGGTGATTTGTCGGTAATGTTAAACGCCATAAAAGCAGGTCAGATAGAGCATACATTTATTTATAGAGGATGGGAAGTGGCAACAACTGGGAATCCCCTTACTCATTCTATTATGCGAGGGTATGTTGACCAATATGGTAGAAGCTTTCCGAATTATCATTATGAAGATATCCGACACCTCATTAAGTTGTATGAAGAAAGAGCGTTACAATTTCCGAGTGTAATCATAGACCTTAATCATGCCAATTCAAACAAACATTTTGAAGAGCAACCCAGAATTGCTTATGAAGTTATAAGAAATCGCCATTATGATGCTGACTTTAAGAAGTATGTTAAAGGTTTGATGATAGAAAGCTATATCGAAGAAGGCGCTCAAGAGATCGATGGGGGCGTTTACGGGAAATCCATAACAGATCCATGCTTAGGATGGGATGCTTCTGAAGCACTGATAAGAGAAATTGCTAGGAAGTTATAG
- a CDS encoding ABC transporter ATP-binding protein: MGIFVQIKDVTVSFEKQKVFDRLNLDLEEKVAYALIGKSGSGKSTLLNLIAGFLKPDQGIITIKGLTLSQPRKETSFLFQELGLFPWQTVREAIAMPLKIKGWKDYDQVVEDMIKEIGLNGHGHKYPNELSGGERQRVALARTLVEKPDLLLMDEPTSALDAMTKEVLQKLILKEQKKQKGTLLFVTHDIEEAMILGQSILMINDEGGISSLENAYYGIKNPREQLGFYDACIKIRIALNMEVLG, translated from the coding sequence ATGGGTATATTTGTGCAAATCAAAGATGTTACAGTCAGTTTTGAAAAACAGAAGGTTTTTGATCGACTAAATTTGGATTTAGAAGAGAAAGTTGCTTATGCACTCATTGGAAAATCAGGTTCAGGCAAAAGCACTTTATTGAATTTAATAGCAGGTTTTCTTAAGCCGGATCAAGGTATTATAACCATAAAGGGTTTGACCCTCAGTCAACCACGAAAGGAAACATCCTTTTTGTTCCAAGAGCTTGGACTATTTCCGTGGCAAACAGTGAGAGAAGCAATCGCTATGCCACTTAAGATTAAAGGTTGGAAGGATTATGATCAGGTTGTAGAGGATATGATAAAAGAGATTGGCCTTAATGGTCATGGGCATAAGTATCCTAACGAATTAAGCGGTGGTGAGCGGCAAAGGGTGGCACTGGCTAGGACCCTTGTAGAAAAGCCGGATCTACTTCTTATGGATGAACCTACATCGGCCTTGGATGCTATGACCAAAGAAGTACTACAGAAATTGATTTTAAAAGAGCAAAAGAAGCAAAAAGGAACCCTATTATTTGTAACCCATGATATTGAAGAGGCGATGATCTTAGGTCAGTCCATTCTTATGATTAATGATGAGGGCGGTATTTCATCCCTAGAGAATGCATACTACGGTATAAAGAATCCTAGGGAACAGTTGGGATTTTATGATGCATGTATAAAAATTCGAATAGCCTTGAATATGGAGGTGTTGGGATGA
- a CDS encoding glutamine--tRNA ligase/YqeY domain fusion protein produces the protein MSENVALNFVDRLVYEDKENRKIDKVVTRFPPEPNGYLHIGSAYAINISYGIAQKYGGQFNLRFDDTNPMKEDMEYVHAIMEDMAWLGCDYGKEAFFGSDYSKQIFDYAIDLINKGKAYVCDLSMEEMRTYRGTLTEAGKNSPYRDRSPEENLELFKEMQLGLIDEGVRVLRAKIDMESPNLILRDPVIYRVLKEKHYRTGNEWCIYPMYDFAHPIQDYIEGVTHSLCSNEFINHRPLYDWVLSALELKGILPRQIEFGRLNLTGVVTSKRYLKQLVDSGILDGWDDPRLPTIKGLRRRGVTKEAIFDFVNEIGVPKTSTTVDYKMLEHFVRQDLKEKVKCLMMVQNPLKVVITNLEETEYVDVDNHFSNPEFGSRKIPFSKELYIEREDFCEQPPKKFKRLSPGEEVRLRSAYFIKCNEVIKDDQGEVVELRCTYDVATKSGSGFNERKPKGTIHWLSALDATRCTVRLYEDLFLEEPSDDQLIESINMNSKNVYDNALVEGSILNFISQGEKRFQFIRNGYYVVDKLTSNEQLVMNQIVSLKSNF, from the coding sequence ATGAGTGAAAATGTTGCATTGAATTTTGTCGACCGATTGGTTTATGAGGATAAAGAAAATAGAAAAATTGACAAAGTCGTTACCAGATTCCCCCCTGAGCCAAACGGTTATCTCCATATTGGAAGTGCTTATGCCATCAATATTAGTTATGGTATTGCACAAAAATATGGTGGTCAGTTTAATTTAAGATTTGATGATACCAATCCTATGAAAGAAGATATGGAGTATGTCCATGCTATTATGGAAGATATGGCATGGCTTGGTTGCGATTATGGCAAAGAGGCTTTCTTTGGTTCGGATTATTCTAAACAGATTTTTGATTATGCCATTGACTTAATAAATAAAGGCAAAGCATATGTGTGTGATTTGAGCATGGAAGAAATGCGAACTTACCGAGGCACTTTGACGGAAGCAGGTAAGAACAGTCCGTATAGAGATCGATCACCAGAAGAAAATCTAGAATTGTTTAAAGAGATGCAACTTGGTTTGATAGATGAAGGTGTACGTGTCCTTAGAGCTAAAATTGATATGGAAAGCCCTAATCTTATTCTTAGGGATCCGGTTATATACCGTGTATTAAAAGAAAAACATTATAGAACAGGTAATGAATGGTGCATTTATCCAATGTATGATTTTGCCCATCCGATTCAAGACTATATTGAAGGTGTCACCCATTCCTTGTGCTCCAATGAATTTATTAACCATAGGCCTTTGTATGATTGGGTGCTAAGTGCTCTTGAACTGAAAGGTATTTTACCAAGACAAATTGAGTTTGGACGCTTGAATCTTACCGGCGTTGTGACATCGAAGCGTTACCTGAAGCAATTGGTGGACAGTGGTATATTAGATGGTTGGGATGATCCTAGATTACCAACCATTAAGGGTCTAAGACGTCGTGGTGTTACGAAGGAAGCGATATTTGATTTTGTAAATGAAATTGGTGTACCCAAAACATCAACGACGGTAGACTATAAAATGCTAGAGCACTTTGTAAGGCAAGACTTAAAAGAAAAAGTAAAATGTCTAATGATGGTGCAAAATCCTTTGAAAGTAGTTATAACCAATCTCGAAGAAACAGAATATGTAGATGTGGATAACCATTTTTCTAATCCGGAATTCGGTTCAAGAAAGATACCATTTAGTAAAGAACTTTATATTGAACGAGAGGATTTCTGTGAGCAACCACCCAAGAAGTTCAAGAGATTATCTCCCGGAGAAGAAGTTCGATTGAGATCGGCATACTTTATAAAGTGTAATGAAGTTATAAAAGATGATCAAGGTGAAGTAGTAGAGCTTCGTTGTACCTATGATGTTGCAACCAAAAGTGGATCAGGTTTTAACGAAAGAAAACCAAAAGGTACGATTCATTGGTTAAGTGCATTAGACGCCACTAGATGTACGGTTAGGTTATATGAAGATTTATTTTTAGAGGAGCCAAGTGACGATCAGTTAATTGAATCCATTAATATGAATTCAAAAAATGTATATGATAATGCCCTTGTTGAAGGATCAATCTTGAATTTTATTTCTCAAGGAGAGAAACGCTTTCAATTCATTCGCAACGGGTATTATGTTGTTGATAAACTCACAAGCAATGAGCAATTGGTCATGAATCAAATTGTTTCATTAAAGAGCAATTTCTGA
- a CDS encoding DUF2225 domain-containing protein produces MESIFSDLGAFGLDSDQPLDFSGQSKEEKPVKKVVTRKKTEQLVFDRKIKCPVCDHEFLSKTVKSSINRFEKTSLTLRPIYSKIDPLIYDVIQCNACGYAAQNTTFNKISERQIKTIKEQIASKFISKDEPTDYSYKTALIKNKLALYNAIVMGSKSVNKAYLCLRISWIIDGYLETIEDDKKEALTLERLNFVKNAYTGFLEAYETISFPVFGMNQPTYYYLLGVLAYELSDYSHSKRWLSKVMVAEGSHQRLKDKARDVKDLVNQKIKEEKEASSSE; encoded by the coding sequence ATGGAATCGATATTTTCAGATTTAGGAGCTTTTGGACTAGACAGTGATCAACCCTTAGATTTTAGTGGTCAATCCAAAGAAGAAAAACCGGTAAAAAAAGTGGTGACAAGAAAGAAGACAGAGCAACTGGTATTTGATAGAAAAATCAAATGTCCGGTTTGTGACCATGAATTTTTATCAAAAACAGTGAAATCAAGTATCAATAGATTTGAGAAAACCAGCCTGACATTACGCCCGATATACTCGAAAATCGATCCATTAATCTATGATGTTATTCAATGTAATGCGTGCGGTTATGCGGCACAAAACACAACTTTCAACAAAATTTCCGAGCGACAAATTAAGACCATAAAAGAGCAAATAGCATCCAAATTCATATCAAAGGATGAACCTACAGACTATAGTTATAAAACGGCTTTGATTAAAAATAAGCTTGCATTATATAATGCTATTGTCATGGGTTCTAAAAGCGTCAACAAGGCATATTTGTGCCTTAGAATTTCATGGATTATTGACGGGTATTTGGAAACAATAGAAGACGACAAAAAAGAGGCATTAACCTTAGAACGCCTCAATTTTGTAAAGAATGCCTATACAGGTTTTCTTGAAGCTTACGAGACCATCAGTTTTCCGGTGTTTGGCATGAATCAACCAACCTACTATTACTTATTAGGTGTTTTGGCCTATGAACTAAGCGACTATAGCCATTCAAAACGTTGGCTGTCGAAGGTAATGGTGGCTGAGGGTAGCCATCAGAGATTAAAAGACAAGGCTCGGGATGTTAAAGATTTGGTGAATCAAAAAATTAAAGAAGAAAAAGAAGCATCTTCTAGTGAATAA
- a CDS encoding ABC transporter permease yields MKNNTFQFKNIIVGLFSFLLIWEVFHLLLNTHTVPSPLETIFYTLSHIGVLSQHSSASSLRVITAIIISMLIGCPLGILIGMSHRANKLISPFLYFIYPIPKVAFLPVFMLMYGLGNTSKIILMVWIIVFQIILSMRDGIKQIDLIYFKVMDSYLVNRRQKIRYLILPAILPNLFTGLRMSIGIALASLFFAENYATTYGIGYYILSAWTKMNYVEMFSGILTLGFVGILLFKVLDYIETSLTPWQAQRG; encoded by the coding sequence ATGAAAAATAATACCTTTCAATTCAAAAATATTATTGTAGGCCTATTTAGTTTTTTACTAATATGGGAAGTCTTTCATTTGTTATTAAACACACATACAGTGCCTTCACCTCTTGAAACAATCTTCTATACACTAAGCCATATTGGGGTACTTTCCCAGCATTCTTCAGCAAGTAGCCTTAGGGTTATAACAGCCATTATTATTTCGATGTTGATTGGATGCCCGCTTGGTATTTTGATAGGGATGAGTCATCGGGCAAACAAGCTCATATCTCCCTTTCTATATTTTATATATCCAATACCCAAGGTCGCTTTTTTACCTGTTTTTATGTTGATGTACGGACTAGGGAATACGTCCAAGATTATATTGATGGTTTGGATTATAGTATTTCAGATTATCTTATCCATGAGAGATGGCATTAAGCAGATTGACCTTATATATTTTAAAGTCATGGACAGCTACCTGGTTAATCGGAGACAGAAAATTAGATATTTAATACTACCTGCTATTTTGCCCAATCTATTTACCGGATTAAGAATGAGTATTGGTATTGCGCTTGCATCCTTATTTTTTGCTGAAAACTATGCAACAACCTATGGCATTGGTTATTATATACTAAGTGCTTGGACAAAAATGAATTACGTTGAGATGTTTAGTGGTATTTTGACGTTGGGATTTGTAGGCATTCTGCTATTTAAAGTCTTAGATTATATAGAAACATCCCTTACACCATGGCAAGCGCAAAGAGGCTAA
- a CDS encoding ABC transporter substrate-binding protein: protein MKKPILLLMLLTLLSILFGCSKETDSGTSTALSPTGEVLNIGILPAEASIPIIIAKEKGFFEEIGVNISIKTFTSPNDRNVAVQAKEIDGTIGDVMTAAVFVDRGIPMKITSDIREDFKILASPNSSITTIKDLDGRTVSLVPNFILEYIMDTFATENEITYNIIEIPSFAGRAEALMSDQIDGVVFTEPQAGMLVKNGAHLLGSSKTAGIKGGAFIFTDAVLSGRPGDVKAFYEGYNKAIDYMNEVDVNAYSDILANYQFPEAINDYLSNQEDVFQHAGQISIEQFDDIIEWTKEKEQIGQLYSFDALTDFSYIE, encoded by the coding sequence ATGAAAAAACCAATCCTACTACTGATGCTACTTACTCTACTGTCCATCCTCTTTGGTTGTTCTAAAGAAACGGATTCCGGTACTTCGACGGCTTTATCACCTACAGGCGAAGTTTTAAACATCGGAATTCTTCCGGCTGAGGCCTCCATCCCTATCATTATAGCAAAAGAAAAAGGCTTTTTTGAAGAAATCGGTGTCAATATTTCAATAAAAACATTTACATCACCAAACGATAGAAATGTTGCTGTTCAAGCCAAAGAGATTGACGGTACAATCGGTGATGTTATGACAGCTGCTGTTTTTGTAGATCGTGGTATACCTATGAAAATCACCTCTGACATACGAGAGGATTTCAAAATATTAGCTTCACCTAATTCTTCTATTACTACCATAAAAGATTTAGACGGTAGAACAGTCTCTCTTGTACCCAACTTCATTCTAGAATATATTATGGACACTTTTGCAACTGAAAATGAAATCACCTATAATATCATCGAAATTCCTTCATTTGCAGGTAGAGCAGAAGCACTCATGTCTGATCAAATTGATGGTGTTGTTTTCACAGAGCCTCAAGCCGGTATGTTGGTTAAAAATGGTGCGCACTTACTTGGTAGTTCTAAGACAGCAGGTATTAAAGGTGGGGCCTTCATCTTCACTGATGCTGTACTCTCAGGTCGACCGGGAGATGTAAAAGCCTTCTATGAAGGCTATAATAAAGCCATAGATTATATGAACGAAGTTGATGTCAATGCATACAGTGACATACTGGCCAATTATCAATTTCCGGAAGCCATCAATGACTACTTATCCAATCAAGAGGACGTCTTTCAACATGCTGGTCAAATAAGCATAGAACAATTTGATGATATTATTGAATGGACCAAAGAAAAAGAACAAATTGGTCAATTGTATTCTTTTGATGCTCTTACGGATTTTTCTTATATAGAATAA
- a CDS encoding DUF1294 domain-containing protein has product MIDNFLLITIAVINCITFAVYGIDKIKAVNNEWRVSEKRLLSLSMLGPFGSFLGMKLFRHKVKKPKFYVGIPFFAIVQLILISLYMAFIH; this is encoded by the coding sequence TTGATTGACAACTTCCTATTAATTACAATTGCAGTTATTAATTGCATTACCTTTGCTGTTTATGGCATTGATAAAATTAAGGCCGTCAATAATGAATGGCGTGTTTCTGAGAAACGATTATTAAGTCTTTCCATGTTGGGTCCATTTGGCTCTTTTCTGGGCATGAAACTCTTTCGACACAAAGTTAAAAAGCCTAAATTTTATGTCGGCATTCCATTTTTCGCTATTGTCCAACTGATTCTCATCAGTCTTTACATGGCTTTTATTCACTAG
- a CDS encoding polysaccharide deacetylase family protein: protein MSFTTLLYHEIRERLSLRPDAPSPIKVKQNYSDLLPSMLFVTLENFEAQMLYLYEQNYHTLTLPEVMAYYYNDAEIPEKSVLITFDDCYQSLWYYAYPVLKKYNFNAVAFVVTGWLNDEPEPFNQDKSICLTTESLKDMGDVFEYANHTHDFHIRLNPTTNKAMVSSDLEFSEDLDRCNANTLITSPQVFAYTFGLYNDANIALLKEKKFKLAFTSANGTNTREMNPLLLKRTVIPYFMDLPTFKTILNA, encoded by the coding sequence ATGTCTTTTACCACCTTACTATATCACGAAATCAGGGAGCGTCTTTCACTACGACCGGATGCACCATCCCCCATAAAGGTCAAACAAAATTATTCAGATCTGTTGCCTTCCATGCTTTTTGTTACTTTAGAGAATTTCGAAGCACAAATGCTGTATCTATACGAACAAAATTACCATACATTAACACTTCCTGAAGTCATGGCCTACTATTATAACGATGCAGAAATACCCGAGAAATCCGTCTTAATTACTTTTGATGACTGTTATCAATCTTTATGGTATTATGCTTATCCTGTCTTAAAAAAATATAACTTTAATGCTGTTGCTTTTGTTGTTACCGGTTGGTTAAATGATGAACCGGAACCCTTCAATCAAGATAAATCTATTTGTCTCACCACTGAAAGTCTTAAGGATATGGGGGATGTATTTGAGTATGCCAACCATACACACGATTTTCATATACGACTTAATCCGACAACAAATAAAGCGATGGTTTCAAGTGACTTAGAATTCTCAGAAGATTTGGACCGTTGTAACGCCAACACTTTAATTACTTCTCCTCAAGTATTTGCTTATACCTTCGGCCTCTATAATGATGCCAATATCGCTTTACTTAAAGAAAAGAAATTCAAATTGGCCTTTACCAGCGCTAATGGCACCAACACACGGGAGATGAATCCACTTTTATTAAAAAGAACCGTGATTCCTTACTTCATGGATTTACCGACTTTCAAGACAATTCTGAATGCATAA
- the ppk2 gene encoding polyphosphate kinase 2, translating into MSDKKKKISNKVYLKKLDELQVELVKLQEWVKAKGLRVVVVFEGRDAAGKGGVIKRITEKLNPRVCRVVALGIPTEKEKTQWYFQRYVPHLPAAGEIVLFDRSWYNRAGVEHVMDFCTEEEYQEFLRSAPEFEKMLVRSGITLIKYWFSVSDDEQESRFQDRINDPTKRWKISPMDVESRKFWVEYSRAKDTMFAYTDIKQAPWYVVDADIKKHARINCISHLLSKIDYQDLTPEKIKLPERQEETNYIRPPFEEQTLVPDVAKTLIKEKS; encoded by the coding sequence TTGAGTGATAAGAAGAAAAAAATATCCAATAAGGTGTATTTGAAAAAGCTTGATGAACTTCAAGTGGAATTGGTAAAATTACAGGAGTGGGTAAAAGCAAAAGGACTTAGGGTTGTTGTGGTTTTTGAAGGTAGAGATGCCGCAGGAAAAGGTGGTGTCATCAAGCGTATAACAGAAAAACTCAATCCTCGTGTCTGCAGAGTCGTTGCCCTTGGTATCCCAACTGAAAAAGAGAAGACCCAGTGGTACTTTCAAAGATATGTACCTCATCTTCCGGCTGCCGGAGAAATTGTGCTTTTTGATCGTAGCTGGTACAACCGAGCCGGTGTAGAACATGTCATGGATTTTTGTACTGAAGAAGAATACCAGGAGTTCTTAAGAAGTGCCCCTGAATTTGAAAAAATGCTCGTACGTTCAGGTATAACATTGATCAAATACTGGTTTTCAGTCAGTGATGATGAACAGGAAAGCAGATTCCAAGATCGTATCAATGATCCTACAAAACGATGGAAGATTAGTCCCATGGATGTGGAATCTAGAAAATTTTGGGTAGAGTATTCCAGAGCAAAAGATACGATGTTTGCTTATACAGATATTAAGCAAGCGCCATGGTATGTGGTGGATGCAGATATTAAAAAGCATGCCCGTATCAATTGTATATCTCATCTCTTAAGTAAAATCGATTATCAAGATTTAACACCGGAAAAAATCAAACTACCGGAGAGACAAGAAGAGACCAATTATATTCGACCACCTTTTGAAGAACAGACATTGGTTCCCGATGTTGCCAAAACTTTAATTAAAGAAAAATCCTAA
- a CDS encoding putative bifunctional diguanylate cyclase/phosphodiesterase, whose amino-acid sequence MTLIIFEKTDQLEGIGYVLFGVASIFVGFFWMNKVLRHLLPSKIVGVTFILFGLHIMDFIIVQYNEEFLILGYMIAAAFEAIITISLVFLNFNYLKELDDITYSKYINLFNNSSDAIILISNEIIFDCNRRAEKIFERSREDIIGHSPMEFSELVQENGRESYDYGTELFSSASEGKITRFDWIHTSASGRKINCEISLFLLDKGEFAAVIRDMTANYAYEEEINFHKYYDAVTHLPKRELFIDRLARFLDERYKQVALIAFNIDNFKEINDEYGHEAGDELLRQVANEVISVFKSEVTLTRLGGDEFVVIMDKLIHKNRIYLPLERIQSVFNSNFEIQGQKVNISVCIGVAFPESETTQPMELLKNSDLALNLAKNKGRGRIEFYSTKEKEVFIARINIERDMRLGIELGEFIPYYQPIVQPHSGEIVGTEVLARWIKKDGSIIYPNTFIPVAEETELINIIGEQILSKACEDCKDLLRDNTDFVIHVNLSPLQLRDNSIITILRDTMEKYEITARHLYIELTETIFIEDAEHANDILKGIRAMGVGVALDDFGTGYSSLSYLAEMQVDTIKIDRSFVVKLPGNQKSRAMMEYIVGLLHDLGYKVVVEGVEEKDQADYLKSIGCDAIQGYYYHRPMSVEKLRKLLIHRRRI is encoded by the coding sequence GTGACTCTGATTATTTTTGAGAAGACGGATCAGCTTGAAGGTATTGGCTATGTTTTATTTGGGGTAGCATCTATTTTCGTTGGCTTTTTCTGGATGAACAAAGTACTGCGTCATCTTCTCCCATCTAAAATTGTTGGTGTAACGTTTATACTTTTTGGTTTGCATATCATGGATTTCATTATCGTACAATATAATGAAGAATTTCTTATATTAGGATACATGATTGCAGCGGCATTTGAAGCAATCATAACTATTTCTCTTGTTTTCTTGAATTTTAATTATCTTAAAGAATTAGATGACATAACGTATAGTAAATACATCAACTTATTTAATAACTCTTCCGATGCCATTATACTCATCAGCAATGAAATTATTTTTGATTGTAACAGACGGGCAGAAAAGATTTTTGAGAGATCCAGAGAAGATATTATTGGGCATAGCCCAATGGAATTTTCGGAATTGGTTCAAGAAAATGGGCGAGAATCTTATGATTATGGAACCGAATTATTTAGTAGTGCATCTGAGGGTAAGATTACACGATTTGACTGGATTCATACAAGTGCAAGTGGCAGGAAGATTAATTGTGAAATCTCTCTTTTTTTATTAGACAAGGGAGAATTTGCAGCAGTTATAAGAGATATGACAGCCAATTATGCCTATGAAGAAGAAATTAATTTCCATAAGTATTATGATGCAGTGACACATTTGCCGAAACGGGAATTGTTTATTGACCGATTGGCTCGTTTTTTAGATGAAAGGTATAAACAAGTAGCCCTTATTGCTTTTAATATAGATAATTTCAAAGAAATCAATGACGAATATGGACATGAAGCAGGTGATGAATTATTACGTCAAGTCGCAAATGAGGTCATTTCAGTCTTTAAGAGTGAGGTTACTTTGACAAGACTTGGTGGGGATGAGTTTGTTGTGATCATGGATAAACTGATTCATAAAAACCGAATATATTTGCCATTAGAAAGAATTCAGTCGGTTTTTAATAGTAATTTTGAGATACAAGGTCAAAAGGTTAACATAAGTGTGTGTATCGGTGTTGCTTTTCCAGAATCTGAAACAACACAACCAATGGAATTACTGAAGAATTCAGACCTTGCACTTAACCTTGCAAAAAATAAAGGTAGAGGGCGCATTGAGTTCTATTCAACGAAAGAAAAAGAAGTCTTTATCGCAAGAATTAACATAGAAAGAGATATGCGATTAGGTATAGAATTAGGAGAGTTTATTCCTTACTATCAACCGATTGTTCAACCTCATTCAGGAGAAATTGTGGGAACGGAAGTTTTAGCTAGATGGATAAAAAAAGACGGGTCTATAATCTATCCAAATACTTTTATTCCTGTAGCAGAGGAAACTGAATTGATTAATATCATAGGAGAACAAATTTTATCAAAAGCGTGTGAAGACTGTAAAGATTTACTTAGAGATAACACAGATTTTGTTATTCATGTTAATTTATCGCCTCTTCAGCTAAGGGATAATTCTATCATCACAATTCTTCGTGATACTATGGAAAAATATGAAATCACAGCGCGGCATTTATATATTGAACTAACAGAAACGATTTTTATTGAGGATGCTGAGCATGCAAATGATATATTGAAAGGCATTCGTGCAATGGGTGTTGGTGTGGCACTAGATGATTTTGGAACAGGGTATTCTTCTTTATCCTATTTGGCTGAAATGCAAGTAGATACCATTAAAATCGACCGTTCCTTTGTGGTTAAGTTACCAGGCAACCAAAAATCAAGGGCTATGATGGAGTATATAGTCGGTCTTTTGCATGACTTAGGCTATAAAGTGGTGGTTGAAGGTGTCGAAGAGAAGGACCAAGCAGATTACTTAAAGTCTATTGGGTGTGATGCTATACAAGGCTATTACTACCATCGACCGATGTCCGTTGAAAAATTAAGAAAACTTCTAATACATAGGCGGAGGATATAA